A portion of the Paenibacillus hamazuiensis genome contains these proteins:
- the mnmE gene encoding tRNA uridine-5-carboxymethylaminomethyl(34) synthesis GTPase MnmE has translation MIHDTIAAISTPLGEGGIAVIRVSGDGSIPAVERIFRSKTKLSEAPTHTVHYGHIVNTATGQRVEEALVTVMRAPRSFTMEDVVEVSCHGGIISVQHVLDLILEQEVRLAEPGEFTKRAFLNGRIDLSQAEAVIDLIRAKSDRAFGIALKQVEGSLSKRIKQLRHELVELMAHIEVNIDYPEHDVEEMTNAFIKDKCISALAQLDRLLETANQGKIIREGIVTAIIGKPNVGKSSLLNTLAQENRAIVTDIPGTTRDVIEEYVNVNGIPLKLLDTAGIRETSDLVEQIGVERSKSALNDADLILFVVSGAEPLTDEEMQLIEQLKDRQTIVIVNKQDLPQAINYDVLYRAFPEDRVVRTSLVEQQGIDDLEKAIAGIFFSGGLESNDLTYVSNVRHIQLLKRAKASMDEALSATEQFVPIDMIQIDIRTAWEQLGEIIGDSVSESLIDQIFSQFCLGK, from the coding sequence ATGATTCATGACACCATTGCAGCTATTTCGACACCTCTCGGCGAAGGGGGCATTGCGGTCATCCGCGTCAGCGGAGACGGCAGCATTCCGGCGGTCGAACGGATTTTTCGAAGCAAAACGAAGCTGTCCGAGGCTCCGACACATACGGTTCATTACGGGCATATCGTGAATACCGCTACCGGGCAGCGGGTAGAAGAAGCGCTGGTGACAGTCATGAGGGCGCCGCGCTCTTTTACGATGGAGGATGTTGTCGAGGTCAGCTGCCACGGCGGGATCATCTCGGTGCAGCACGTGCTCGATCTGATTCTGGAGCAGGAAGTTCGCCTGGCTGAGCCAGGGGAGTTTACGAAGCGCGCTTTTTTGAACGGGCGGATCGATTTGTCGCAGGCCGAGGCGGTGATTGATCTGATCCGGGCCAAATCGGACCGTGCCTTCGGCATCGCCTTAAAGCAAGTCGAAGGCAGCTTGTCCAAACGAATCAAGCAGCTGCGTCACGAGCTGGTTGAGCTGATGGCGCATATCGAAGTAAATATCGATTACCCCGAGCATGATGTCGAGGAAATGACAAACGCTTTTATTAAGGATAAATGCATATCCGCATTAGCGCAGCTGGATCGGTTGTTGGAAACGGCAAATCAAGGCAAGATCATACGGGAAGGGATTGTCACCGCGATTATCGGCAAGCCGAACGTCGGGAAATCTTCGCTGCTCAACACATTGGCACAGGAGAATCGCGCTATCGTCACGGATATTCCGGGAACAACCCGGGATGTCATTGAGGAATATGTCAACGTGAACGGGATTCCTCTGAAGCTGCTGGATACGGCAGGCATTCGGGAAACATCGGATTTGGTGGAGCAAATCGGCGTGGAGCGTTCGAAAAGCGCGCTGAACGATGCGGATTTGATTTTGTTTGTCGTTAGCGGTGCGGAACCTTTGACCGACGAAGAGATGCAGCTGATCGAACAGTTGAAAGACCGGCAAACGATTGTCATCGTCAATAAGCAGGATCTGCCTCAGGCCATCAATTATGATGTATTGTACCGAGCTTTTCCGGAAGATCGTGTGGTTCGTACTTCGCTGGTCGAGCAGCAGGGGATCGACGACTTGGAAAAAGCGATTGCCGGCATTTTCTTCAGCGGCGGACTCGAATCGAATGATCTTACGTATGTGAGCAACGTTCGGCATATTCAACTGCTTAAGAGGGCTAAGGCTTCAATGGATGAAGCTTTATCCGCTACCGAGCAATTTGTGCCGATCGATATGATTCAAATTGACATTCGAACTGCCTGGGAGCAGCTTGGAGAAATTATCGGGGATTCGGTCAGCGAATCGTTGATCGACCAAATATTTTCACAGTTCTGTTTGGGAAAATAA
- the rsmG gene encoding 16S rRNA (guanine(527)-N(7))-methyltransferase RsmG, which translates to MDPVQSQFAALLEKQNVLLTDSQLLQFENYYKELVSWNEKMNLTAITERDQVYIKHFFDSLSVSFFVPMNNISSMADIGSGAGFPSIPLKIVFPHLSLTIVDSLNKRIQFLNHLCGVLGLNGVQAVHGRAEDAARLDAHRDRYDIVTARAVARLAVLNEFCLPFVKPGGLFVAMKGSELHDELNEAKVSLRELKGELKATYPFELPVDQSARHIIVIQKTGTTPKKYPRKAGTPLKSPLV; encoded by the coding sequence ATGGATCCGGTTCAAAGTCAGTTTGCTGCTTTATTGGAAAAACAGAACGTTCTTTTAACGGATTCGCAGCTCCTTCAGTTCGAGAATTATTATAAGGAACTGGTCTCCTGGAACGAGAAAATGAATTTAACGGCAATCACAGAAAGAGATCAAGTGTATATCAAACATTTTTTTGATTCTCTTTCTGTTTCTTTTTTTGTGCCAATGAATAATATTTCGTCTATGGCCGATATCGGGTCTGGAGCAGGTTTTCCGAGCATCCCGCTTAAGATTGTTTTTCCTCATTTAAGTCTAACTATTGTGGATTCGCTCAACAAACGAATTCAATTTCTTAACCATTTATGCGGCGTTCTAGGTTTGAACGGTGTGCAGGCGGTACACGGCAGGGCGGAGGATGCTGCTAGGTTGGATGCTCACCGTGATCGCTACGACATTGTTACGGCTCGAGCAGTAGCGCGACTTGCTGTGTTAAATGAGTTTTGTTTGCCTTTCGTTAAACCGGGCGGATTATTTGTGGCTATGAAAGGCAGTGAGCTTCACGACGAATTAAATGAAGCGAAGGTTAGTTTGCGGGAGCTTAAGGGAGAATTGAAGGCAACTTATCCTTTCGAACTACCTGTCGACCAATCCGCCAGACATATTATCGTTATTCAAAAAACCGGCACAACGCCGAAAAAATATCCGCGGAAAGCGGGTACTCCGTTAAAGTCGCCATTGGTTTAG
- a CDS encoding DUF951 domain-containing protein, whose protein sequence is MEKKHYELGDIVQMKKPHPCGTNEMEIIRLGMDIRIKCVGCKHSVLVPRAKFESKLKKVLRSGGTAGADQGNNGS, encoded by the coding sequence ATGGAGAAAAAACACTACGAATTAGGCGATATCGTGCAAATGAAAAAGCCGCATCCATGCGGGACGAATGAAATGGAGATCATTCGTCTCGGCATGGACATCCGAATCAAATGTGTCGGCTGCAAGCACAGCGTGCTCGTTCCCCGTGCTAAATTCGAAAGCAAGCTGAAAAAAGTGCTGCGTTCCGGAGGAACAGCGGGAGCGGACCAAGGAAATAACGGCAGCTAA
- the yyaC gene encoding spore protease YyaC: MRFSLGKENAGPPSIEPLKIMHTEKNIQEVLHRKLHSMLSDVPAHQPIVIICVGTDRSTGDALGPLVGSRLLSQRLDGIHLYGTLDHPVHAMNLNDTLTTVYQHFNDPFIVAIDACLGQLTSVGCIQVGHGPVKPGAGVNKELPPVGHMHVTGIVNVGGFMEYFVLQNTRLSLVMNMAEVIATALYNTMLHLRNPASTPFAKIE; this comes from the coding sequence ATGAGATTTTCACTAGGAAAAGAGAATGCCGGCCCGCCTTCAATAGAACCATTGAAAATCATGCACACGGAAAAAAATATTCAGGAAGTGCTGCACAGAAAACTTCATTCGATGCTGTCGGACGTTCCGGCACATCAACCTATCGTCATTATTTGCGTTGGAACCGACCGTTCCACCGGTGATGCCCTTGGACCACTCGTCGGATCTAGGCTGCTCAGCCAGCGTCTTGACGGAATCCATCTTTACGGCACGCTCGATCATCCGGTTCATGCGATGAATTTAAACGATACTTTGACGACCGTTTATCAGCATTTTAATGACCCGTTCATCGTGGCGATTGACGCTTGCCTCGGCCAGCTTACCAGCGTAGGCTGCATCCAGGTAGGCCACGGTCCGGTAAAACCGGGTGCCGGCGTCAACAAGGAACTCCCCCCTGTCGGTCACATGCATGTAACCGGTATCGTCAACGTCGGCGGGTTCATGGAATATTTCGTATTGCAAAACACCAGGCTCAGCCTGGTCATGAATATGGCCGAGGTTATCGCTACCGCTTTATACAATACGATGCTTCATCTGCGCAACCCGGCTTCTACTCCTTTTGCGAAGATCGAATAA
- the mnmG gene encoding tRNA uridine-5-carboxymethylaminomethyl(34) synthesis enzyme MnmG: MTYVAGEYDVIVVGAGHAGCEAALAAARMGCETMLLTINLDMVAFMPCNPSIGGPAKGHVVREIDALGGEMGRNIDKTYIQMRMLNTGKGPAVHALRAQADKFLYQHMMKETIEKTEHLTLRQGLVEQLIVEDGVCKGVVTKTGAQYLAKSVVVTTGTYLRGKIIMGELMYESGPNNQQPAVKLSEDLRKHGLELVRFKTGTPPRVHKDTIDFSQTTIQPGDEKPKFFSYETTEEVPNQLPCWLTYTSEETHQIINDNLHRAPMFSGAIEGTGPRYCPSIEDKIVRFSDKPKHQIFLEPEGRNTSEYYVQGLSTSMPEEIQLRILRSIPGLEKVEMMRTGYAIEYDAVVPTQLKPSLETKVIEGLFTAGQINGTSGYEEAAGQGIMAGINAARKVQNKEAVVLDRSEAYIGVLIDDLVTKGTNEPYRLLTSRAEYRLLLRHDNADLRLTPIGYEIGLISEERYTRFLQKKQLVQDEIDRLKATKVKPDQVKPMLEALGSAELVNSVDLLTLLRRPEVMYGHIEQISPSPLELTDDMKEQVEIQVKYAGYIEKQLAQVERLKKMEKKRIPDDIDYKDIHGLATEAKQKLDKIRPISIGQASRIAGVTPADISILLVYLEHYNKVVAARG; the protein is encoded by the coding sequence ATGACTTACGTGGCTGGAGAATACGATGTCATCGTGGTAGGCGCAGGCCATGCCGGCTGCGAAGCGGCGCTTGCCGCGGCGCGGATGGGCTGCGAGACGATGCTTTTGACGATTAATTTGGATATGGTCGCTTTTATGCCATGTAATCCGTCGATCGGCGGCCCGGCCAAAGGGCATGTCGTACGGGAAATCGATGCGCTTGGCGGAGAAATGGGACGGAACATCGATAAAACTTACATTCAAATGAGAATGCTGAACACGGGGAAGGGACCGGCGGTCCATGCGCTTCGTGCACAGGCGGATAAATTTTTGTATCAGCATATGATGAAGGAAACGATTGAAAAGACGGAGCATTTAACGCTGCGCCAAGGGCTTGTCGAGCAGCTCATTGTGGAGGACGGCGTATGCAAAGGCGTCGTTACCAAAACGGGAGCTCAATATTTGGCCAAGTCGGTTGTGGTGACAACCGGAACTTATTTGCGCGGAAAAATCATCATGGGCGAATTGATGTACGAGAGCGGTCCTAACAATCAGCAGCCGGCCGTCAAACTTTCGGAGGACCTGCGCAAACATGGTCTCGAGCTTGTACGCTTTAAGACCGGTACTCCGCCGCGTGTGCATAAGGATACGATTGATTTTAGCCAAACGACGATCCAGCCGGGCGATGAGAAGCCGAAATTTTTCTCGTATGAGACGACCGAGGAAGTGCCTAACCAGCTGCCGTGCTGGCTCACATATACGTCGGAAGAAACCCATCAGATTATTAACGACAACCTTCACCGCGCTCCGATGTTTTCCGGGGCTATCGAAGGGACGGGACCACGTTATTGCCCTTCGATTGAAGATAAAATCGTACGTTTCAGCGACAAACCGAAGCATCAAATTTTCCTTGAGCCGGAAGGCCGGAATACATCCGAATACTACGTTCAGGGTCTTTCCACGAGCATGCCGGAGGAAATTCAGCTGCGCATTTTGCGCTCGATCCCGGGGCTTGAGAAAGTAGAAATGATGCGTACGGGATATGCTATAGAATATGATGCCGTCGTTCCAACTCAGCTAAAACCTTCCCTTGAAACAAAAGTCATTGAAGGTTTGTTTACCGCCGGCCAAATCAACGGTACGTCCGGATACGAAGAAGCGGCGGGGCAGGGGATTATGGCCGGTATTAATGCCGCACGCAAAGTTCAAAACAAAGAAGCGGTTGTCTTGGATCGTTCGGAGGCTTATATCGGCGTGTTGATCGACGATTTGGTGACGAAAGGTACGAATGAGCCGTATCGTTTGCTTACATCCCGCGCCGAATACCGTTTGCTGCTTCGGCACGATAATGCCGACCTGCGCCTGACTCCGATCGGCTATGAAATCGGATTGATCAGCGAGGAGCGTTACACACGTTTTCTTCAGAAAAAACAGCTCGTACAGGATGAAATCGACCGTCTTAAGGCAACGAAGGTGAAGCCGGATCAAGTCAAGCCGATGCTTGAGGCACTGGGCAGTGCGGAGCTTGTGAATTCCGTCGATTTGCTTACACTGCTGCGCAGACCGGAAGTCATGTACGGGCATATTGAGCAAATCTCTCCGTCTCCGCTGGAATTGACGGACGATATGAAGGAACAGGTGGAAATTCAGGTTAAATACGCGGGATACATCGAAAAGCAGCTTGCTCAAGTGGAGCGCCTGAAAAAGATGGAGAAAAAGCGCATTCCGGATGACATCGATTATAAAGACATTCACGGTCTGGCAACCGAAGCGAAGCAAAAGCTGGACAAAATCCGGCCGATCTCCATCGGCCAGGCTTCGAGAATTGCCGGGGTGACGCCGGCTGATATTTCGATCCTGCTTGTTTATTTGGAGCATTACAACAAAGTTGTTGCCGCAAGGGGATAA
- a CDS encoding ParA family protein: MSKIIAITNQKGGVGKTTTSVNLGASLASLGKKVLLVDIDPQGNTTSGIGINKADVTYCIYDVLINDIHPKDAIIDTNLPNLKIIPATIQLAGAEIELVPTISREVRLKKSLHLVKHMFDYILIDCPPSLGILTVNSLTAADSVIIPIQCEYYALEGLSQLLNTVRLVQKHLNTTLQIEGVLLTMFDARTNLGIQVIEEVKKYFQQKVYQTIIPRNVRLSEAPSHGQSIITYDPRSKGAEVYLELAKEVIAL, from the coding sequence TTGTCCAAGATTATTGCCATAACCAATCAAAAAGGTGGGGTAGGGAAGACGACCACATCTGTCAACCTAGGTGCATCTTTGGCCTCGCTCGGTAAAAAAGTATTACTCGTCGACATCGACCCCCAAGGGAACACGACAAGCGGTATTGGCATCAATAAAGCGGATGTCACTTACTGTATTTACGATGTCCTGATTAATGACATTCACCCTAAAGATGCCATTATAGATACGAATTTGCCAAACCTGAAGATCATACCGGCGACGATTCAGTTGGCCGGTGCGGAAATTGAATTGGTGCCTACGATCTCCCGGGAAGTCAGGCTTAAAAAATCGCTTCACTTGGTGAAGCATATGTTTGATTATATTTTAATCGACTGCCCGCCATCGCTTGGAATACTCACTGTTAACTCTTTGACTGCGGCCGATTCGGTAATAATCCCTATTCAATGCGAGTATTATGCGCTTGAAGGATTAAGCCAACTGCTGAATACGGTACGTCTCGTACAAAAACATCTCAACACTACGCTTCAAATTGAGGGCGTATTGCTCACCATGTTTGATGCCAGAACAAATCTGGGTATTCAGGTTATCGAAGAAGTGAAGAAGTATTTTCAACAGAAAGTATACCAAACCATTATTCCTCGTAACGTCAGACTAAGTGAAGCACCCAGCCACGGGCAATCTATCATCACATATGATCCTCGTTCGAAAGGCGCTGAGGTATATTTGGAATTAGCGAAGGAAGTGATCGCGCTTTGA
- a CDS encoding aminotransferase class V-fold PLP-dependent enzyme encodes MQTIYFDNAASSWPKPPQVIEGMKEAVELYGANPGRGSHAMAVKASRILFECRKNLSKLLQVNNPNDISFALNTTAALNQGIKGFVKEGDHVICTNVEHNSVRRPIEYARKARSVSVTYVKTDTRGILNIDDLKAAITSKTKLIVCNHSSNLLGSILPIPEIAELCRKHGVKLLVDAAQTAGTLPIRIADMGIHMLAFPGHKGLLGPQGTGGLYVEPELELEPLMHGGTGSQSEEIDQPTVRPDRYEAGTQNTPGIAGLNEGVKFVLKETVESIHQKEWGLTQRLMAGLMEIEGVTILGPELGQNRTGIVSFTVQNADSSEVAFILDQSYQIAVRSGYHCTPLAHECAGTLANGAVRSSVGFFTTDSEVDMLIGAVKEIAKHFVNKV; translated from the coding sequence GTGCAAACTATTTATTTCGACAATGCCGCATCGTCTTGGCCGAAACCGCCGCAAGTAATTGAAGGCATGAAGGAAGCTGTTGAGCTGTATGGTGCGAATCCGGGGCGGGGAAGTCACGCAATGGCGGTAAAGGCGAGTCGAATATTGTTCGAATGCCGAAAAAACTTGTCAAAGCTGCTCCAGGTTAATAATCCGAATGATATATCATTTGCTTTAAATACGACGGCTGCTCTGAACCAGGGAATTAAAGGGTTTGTCAAAGAAGGAGACCATGTCATTTGTACGAATGTGGAGCACAACTCCGTTCGTCGGCCTATTGAATATGCAAGAAAAGCTCGGTCCGTTTCAGTGACTTATGTAAAAACGGATACGCGCGGGATTTTAAATATTGATGATCTGAAAGCTGCAATTACTTCCAAAACAAAACTGATTGTCTGTAACCACAGCTCTAATTTGCTCGGCAGCATACTACCGATTCCGGAAATAGCGGAGTTGTGCCGTAAACACGGTGTGAAGCTGCTCGTCGACGCGGCGCAGACTGCCGGAACGCTTCCGATTCGCATCGCGGATATGGGAATACATATGCTTGCTTTCCCGGGTCATAAAGGGTTGTTGGGGCCGCAGGGCACAGGAGGGCTTTATGTAGAGCCTGAGCTCGAACTGGAGCCTCTCATGCATGGGGGAACGGGCAGCCAGTCGGAGGAGATCGATCAACCGACCGTACGTCCCGACCGATATGAGGCAGGCACGCAAAATACGCCGGGAATTGCAGGTCTCAATGAAGGGGTTAAGTTTGTCTTGAAGGAGACGGTGGAGAGTATCCATCAAAAGGAATGGGGGCTTACCCAAAGGCTGATGGCAGGGCTGATGGAAATTGAAGGAGTCACCATATTAGGGCCTGAATTGGGACAAAATAGAACGGGAATCGTTTCGTTCACCGTGCAAAATGCCGATTCCTCCGAGGTCGCATTTATCCTTGATCAAAGTTATCAGATTGCCGTGAGATCGGGTTACCACTGTACGCCTTTAGCCCATGAATGTGCGGGGACGTTGGCAAATGGGGCGGTGCGATCGAGTGTCGGATTTTTTACGACAGATTCGGAAGTCGATATGCTGATTGGGGCCGTTAAAGAAATTGCGAAACATTTTGTAAACAAAGTATAG
- a CDS encoding mechanosensitive ion channel family protein, whose product MEFLLNWNNAEGAGTGQGKTWEQLRLEWMEYIGNPSVWSSILILLIKIIVILVAGRLVIKVAQKALQHMLVEREQQGPLKFDTRRTKTIGKLIGNIISYAVNFIMILMILTLLGFRLEPLLAGAGVVGLAVGFGAQSLVKDVITGFFIIFEDQFAVGDVIQINTFKGTVEEIGLRVTKLRSWTGEVHIIPNGTISQVTNFSVHNSLAVVDVSISYEEDIDAAIKVLQDTVKAYYEKSDLVVKEPEVLGVHKLGASEITLRVTAECTPNSNAPVAREMNAEIKKAFDAHGIAIPYPKMITYYRTEGAEEAWRKNTTN is encoded by the coding sequence ATGGAATTTTTACTGAACTGGAACAATGCGGAGGGAGCCGGAACCGGTCAAGGAAAAACGTGGGAGCAGCTTCGTTTGGAATGGATGGAATACATCGGCAACCCCAGCGTATGGTCCAGTATATTGATACTACTCATTAAGATTATCGTTATTCTTGTGGCGGGCAGGTTGGTGATCAAGGTCGCGCAAAAAGCACTGCAGCATATGCTCGTGGAGAGAGAGCAGCAAGGCCCGCTCAAATTCGATACGCGCCGAACGAAAACGATCGGGAAATTAATTGGGAATATAATATCTTATGCGGTGAATTTCATCATGATTCTGATGATTTTGACCTTGCTGGGGTTTCGCTTGGAACCGCTCCTCGCCGGAGCCGGCGTCGTCGGGCTCGCTGTCGGGTTCGGGGCCCAGAGCCTGGTGAAAGATGTGATTACCGGGTTTTTTATTATATTTGAAGATCAATTTGCCGTTGGCGACGTCATTCAAATCAATACGTTTAAGGGGACGGTCGAAGAGATCGGGCTGCGCGTCACCAAGCTGCGAAGCTGGACAGGGGAGGTTCACATCATCCCGAACGGGACGATCTCCCAGGTGACCAATTTTTCGGTGCATAATTCGCTTGCGGTGGTGGACGTGTCGATTTCGTACGAAGAGGACATCGATGCAGCGATCAAGGTGCTTCAGGATACGGTTAAGGCATATTATGAGAAAAGCGATTTGGTCGTGAAGGAGCCGGAAGTGTTGGGAGTCCATAAGCTCGGCGCATCGGAAATTACACTGCGGGTAACCGCGGAGTGCACGCCGAACAGCAACGCTCCGGTCGCCCGAGAAATGAACGCGGAGATCAAGAAGGCGTTTGATGCACATGGCATTGCGATTCCTTATCCGAAAATGATCACTTATTACCGAACGGAAGGGGCGGAGGAGGCATGGAGAAAAAACACTACGAATTAG
- a CDS encoding ParB/RepB/Spo0J family partition protein: protein MSKRLGRGLDALIPSLNISDDDKVIEIPLNQLRPNPYQPRKTFNDDTIKELAASIKEHGVIQPIIVRSVLKGYEIIAGERRFRASESCGLTSIPAVVKKFTDQQVMEIALIENLQREDLNAMEIAVAYQSLIDQFSLTQEELSVKVGKSRSHIANFLRLLQLPEEIKQYVSRGTLSMGHAKAIAAIKDDKIKKTLAESAIKEQWSVRELEEAVYKVEEGSPAKKTVAKPKKKDPYIHQLEDSLRDVYRTTVKIKHHNNKGKIEIMYYSKDDLERLLELLQGKIS from the coding sequence TTGAGTAAACGTTTAGGTCGAGGTCTTGATGCTCTCATACCTTCTTTAAATATAAGCGATGACGATAAAGTCATCGAAATTCCTTTAAATCAGCTTAGGCCCAATCCATATCAGCCGCGCAAAACGTTTAACGACGATACGATCAAGGAACTCGCGGCATCAATCAAAGAACATGGCGTTATTCAGCCGATTATTGTCAGATCGGTTTTGAAAGGCTATGAAATCATTGCGGGAGAGCGACGCTTCCGTGCTTCGGAATCTTGTGGACTTACTTCCATACCTGCCGTTGTCAAAAAGTTTACCGATCAACAGGTTATGGAAATAGCTTTAATCGAAAACTTGCAGCGGGAAGATTTGAATGCGATGGAAATTGCCGTTGCATATCAGTCGTTGATCGATCAGTTTTCACTTACACAGGAAGAGCTTTCGGTTAAAGTAGGGAAGAGCCGATCGCATATTGCAAATTTTTTGCGGTTGCTTCAGCTTCCGGAAGAAATCAAACAATATGTTTCACGTGGAACATTATCGATGGGTCATGCCAAAGCAATCGCCGCAATTAAAGACGATAAAATCAAGAAGACACTCGCGGAATCTGCGATTAAAGAGCAGTGGAGCGTCCGTGAATTGGAAGAGGCCGTCTATAAAGTAGAGGAAGGTAGTCCGGCCAAAAAGACAGTAGCCAAACCAAAGAAAAAAGATCCGTACATTCATCAACTGGAAGACAGTCTGAGAGATGTATACCGAACCACAGTGAAGATTAAGCATCACAATAATAAGGGAAAAATAGAAATCATGTATTACTCAAAGGATGACTTGGAGCGATTGCTGGAACTGCTGCAGGGGAAGATATCGTAG
- a CDS encoding DUF4446 family protein: MGEIMELLPLDLIAVLSFILSIILLVLVISLWVKLSRLRAAYVKMINGGSPQNVEEILIALQQKLQDQEDKQKKNRESIQEITGAMKKMKSQIGIHRYNAFGEGGSDLSFSLAIVDEQQSGVVITGIHNREQVYVYAKPVEAGQSKYTLSPEEKEALIRSSQKE; this comes from the coding sequence ATGGGGGAAATCATGGAGCTGCTGCCGCTGGATTTAATCGCGGTATTGTCTTTTATACTCAGCATAATATTGCTGGTATTGGTTATTAGTTTATGGGTCAAGCTATCCCGGCTGCGTGCTGCTTATGTGAAGATGATCAACGGGGGGAGTCCGCAGAATGTGGAGGAGATTTTGATTGCCCTGCAGCAAAAGCTCCAGGATCAAGAGGATAAGCAAAAAAAGAACCGGGAATCGATTCAGGAGATAACCGGTGCTATGAAGAAGATGAAAAGCCAAATCGGAATTCATCGGTACAATGCATTCGGCGAGGGAGGAAGCGATCTCAGCTTTTCCCTCGCTATCGTGGACGAACAACAAAGCGGCGTTGTAATAACGGGAATACATAATCGCGAACAGGTTTATGTGTATGCCAAACCTGTCGAAGCAGGGCAGTCCAAATATACGCTGTCGCCTGAAGAGAAGGAAGCTCTTATTCGATCTTCGCAAAAGGAGTAG
- the noc gene encoding nucleoid occlusion protein — protein sequence MKEQFTRLFGFQEKSATPDEVKNVPVKEIVPSPYQPRTIFDDERIDELCQTIKTHGVIQPVVVRVRNNKFELIAGERRWRAVTKLGLDTIPAIVREFNDSQAASIALIENLQREGLTAIEEAAAYQQLIDLHNLTQESLAQRLGKSQSTIANKIRLLQLCEPVKAALMERKISERHARALLSLEKEEEQIKVLEDIISKELNVKQTEARIAFLKEAAKNKKSRRVSFSKDVRLALNTIRQSVDMVSSSGLKIDTSEKDFEDHYEIVIKIPKR from the coding sequence ATGAAGGAACAATTTACTAGATTGTTTGGTTTTCAAGAAAAAAGTGCGACACCGGATGAAGTGAAAAATGTTCCTGTAAAAGAAATCGTGCCGAGTCCTTATCAACCAAGGACAATTTTTGACGATGAGCGTATTGATGAGCTGTGTCAAACGATTAAAACGCATGGAGTCATTCAGCCTGTCGTCGTTCGGGTGCGCAACAACAAGTTTGAGTTGATAGCCGGTGAGCGCCGGTGGCGGGCCGTCACCAAGCTCGGATTGGATACGATTCCTGCTATTGTTCGCGAATTTAATGATTCGCAAGCCGCATCGATCGCCCTGATTGAAAATTTGCAGCGGGAAGGGCTGACGGCTATCGAAGAGGCTGCCGCTTATCAGCAGTTGATCGACCTACATAATTTAACGCAAGAGAGCTTGGCTCAACGTCTGGGTAAAAGCCAATCGACAATTGCGAATAAAATCAGGCTGCTTCAGCTTTGCGAGCCGGTTAAAGCGGCGCTAATGGAAAGAAAAATAAGCGAACGGCATGCGAGAGCACTTCTGTCGCTGGAGAAAGAAGAAGAGCAAATTAAAGTGCTGGAAGATATTATCTCGAAAGAACTTAATGTCAAGCAAACGGAGGCACGTATTGCTTTTTTGAAGGAAGCGGCCAAAAATAAAAAGTCCCGTCGCGTATCTTTTTCCAAAGATGTGCGGCTCGCTTTAAATACGATTAGACAATCGGTCGATATGGTCAGCAGTTCAGGTTTGAAAATCGATACGTCGGAAAAAGATTTCGAGGATCACTACGAAATTGTTATTAAAATTCCGAAAAGATAA
- a CDS encoding DUF3343 domain-containing protein codes for MRMEPMLIAFDSTQQALRAEMLLEYAEIEIDIRPTPKEITAGCALSIEFPQDQLDEVKRTIITEKVEIRGIYLKNGDRYDNIAL; via the coding sequence ATGCGTATGGAACCGATGCTGATTGCTTTTGACTCGACACAGCAGGCATTGCGGGCGGAGATGCTGCTGGAATATGCGGAAATTGAAATCGATATACGGCCGACGCCGAAAGAAATCACCGCAGGCTGCGCATTGTCTATTGAATTTCCTCAGGATCAGCTGGATGAAGTTAAGCGCACGATCATTACAGAAAAAGTGGAGATCCGGGGCATCTACTTAAAAAATGGCGATAGGTATGATAACATTGCTCTATAA